The Providencia rettgeri genome includes a window with the following:
- a CDS encoding Predicted Fe-S protein, producing MAEQLEFFEIPNPCRGICQSNEQGYCRGCYRTRDERFNWLKFSDTEKRNVLRLCHQRYLRILNKKPDQEKIIDKQQRLF from the coding sequence ATGGCTGAACAACTTGAATTTTTTGAGATCCCCAATCCTTGCCGTGGTATTTGTCAAAGTAATGAGCAAGGTTATTGTCGAGGTTGTTACCGCACTCGTGATGAACGCTTTAATTGGCTAAAATTCTCTGATACTGAAAAACGAAATGTACTTCGTTTATGTCACCAACGCTATTTAAGAATATTAAATAAAAAACCAGATCAAGAAAAAATCATCGATAAGCAACAACGACTCTTTTAA